A genome region from Columba livia isolate bColLiv1 breed racing homer chromosome 2, bColLiv1.pat.W.v2, whole genome shotgun sequence includes the following:
- the MC5R gene encoding melanocortin receptor 5, producing MNTSSQLYVSELNLSAFGSNFTVPTVKNKSSPCEQVVISAEVFLTLGIVSLLENILVICAIIKNKNLHSPMYFFVCSLAVADMLVSVSNAWETITIYLINNRHVIMEDAFVRHIDNVFDSMICISVVASMCSLLAIAVDRYITIFYALRYHNIMTVKRSGLIIACIWTFCTGCGIIFILYYESTYVIICLITMFFTMLLLMVSLYIHMFLLARTHMKKIAALPGYHSVRQRTSMKGAITLTMLLGIFIVCWAPFFLHLILMISCPQNLYCVCFMSHFNMYLILIMCNSVIDPLIYAFRSQEMRKTFKEIICCYSLRMVCGLSNKY from the coding sequence ATGAACACCTCCTCTCAACTGTATGTTTCTGAACTAAACTTGAGTGCCTTTGGCAGCAACTTTACTGTGCCTACTGTCAAGAACAAGTCATCACCATGTGAGCAAGTGGTCATTTCAGCTGAGGTGTTCCTAACTCTGGGCATTGTAAGCCTCCTTGAAAACATCTTAGTTATATGTGCAATAATTAAGAACAAGAACTTGCATTCAcccatgtatttttttgtttgcagtttAGCAGTGGCTGACATGCTGGTCAGTGTGTCTAATGCTTGGGAGACAATAACGATATACTTAATAAACAATAGGCACGTAATTATGGAAGATGCCTTTGTCCGTCATATAGACAATGTCTTTGATTCAATGATCTGCATATCTGTGGTGGCTTCCATGTGCAGTTTGCTGGCTATAGCAGTAGACAGGTATATCACGATCTTCTATGCCCTTCGTTATCACAACATCATGACAGTGAAAAGATCAGGGCTTATTATTGCATGCATCTGGACCTTTTGCACAGGCTGTGGCAttatcttcattctttattatgAATCAACTTATGTGATCATTTGTCTCATCACTATGTTTTTTACCATGTTGTTACTCATGGTCTCGCTGTATATCCATATGTTCCTCCTGGCTCGTACTCACATGAAGAAAATAGCTGCTTTGCCTGGGTACCACTCTGTCCGTCAAAGAACCAGCATGAAAGGAGCCATCACTCTGACTATGCTTCTTGGCATCTTCATTGTTTGCTGGGCTCCATTCTTCCTTCATCTCATCCTGATGATCTCCTGCCCTCAAAACCTCTACTGTGTTTGCTTCATGTCTCACTTCAACATGTACCTCATTCTCATTATGTGCAACTCAGTGATTGATCCCTTGATCTACGCCTTTCGTAGCCAGGAAATGAGGAAGACcttcaaagaaataatttgttgcTATAGCCTGAGAATGGTTTGTGGGTTATCAAACAAgtattaa